In the genome of Phalacrocorax aristotelis unplaced genomic scaffold, bGulAri2.1 scaffold_340, whole genome shotgun sequence, the window cattttggggattttttagTACTTTGGCCTCAAACACCCCAAAATCACCCCCCAATTTGGGTCATTTGGGGGTAATTCCCATCATTCCTCCCAGCTTTGCAGCAAGCCGAGCCCAGCGACGCCGACCTCGCCTACGCCGGTAACACCTCGGCGCCGCCgaacccccctccccacccccccaatcAATGATCCCCAGGagcgctgggggggggggggggtcctgcACCCAGCGCCCCCCGTTGCGCCCCCCCAGAGCACTGCGCCGTGCCCCGGGTGACGGGCCCGTGCCGCGCCGCCTTCCCGCGCTGGTACTACAGCCCCGCCAACCGGACCTGCCGCCGCTTCACCTACGGCGGCTGCCGCGGCAATAAGAACAACTACCAGAGCCGGGAGGAGTGTCTGAGCCGCTGCGGCCCCAAGCCAGGTGCGTGTGGGGTGGGACGGGGAAAAACGGGGTGCCTGGACCTCCCCGGGTGCTTTGGGGGGCACCCGAGCGCGCGcgtgtgtcgtccccccccgcgccccgtcTCACGCCGGTTTCTCTCCCCGCAGAAGACACCGGCGGCGATTTCCTCTCCACTAAAGGTAAGGATttcccctccccgcctccccccgccccgctgtGAACATCAATGACCTCATTTTTGGGGtgtgtcccccccgccccccccccaaccccacgCCAGCGCTGGCCCTGGGGGTGCTCCTGGCCGTCCTGGCGGCTATTCTGTTGGGGTACGCGGCGGACGTCGCCCTCAAGACGTGCCGGAGGAAGCGGAGCTGCCGGCGCCGGGCGCGGGCTGGAGCCCCGCCGACGACAAGGAGTATCTCATGAGCAACGCCTACACCCTctgagggggggggggcgcccCTTTGGGGGCCCCCCCGGAGGCCAGAGACACCCCCAAAATGACTCTCCCGGGGCCTTTTGGCCACCTCGCGCAGTCTCgatcctttttttctctctcttttggggtgttttggggttgtttttttttttaagatgcttttaTCAAAACCAGGGTTGTGGGGACTCACTaatgccggggggggggggggccctttgcaccccccagccccaaTTTTTGGGGagcttctcccccccccccccttccctgccttttcCCACCTGGAtttagctgctggctggaccCACAGggccagccccccccccccaatgatTTGGGGGGGGGTCCTACTGATTTTGGGGGGCCCTGCCCCCCCTtgcttttgggggggggatTGTTATGTCGAATCAACCAGTTTTAGGGTTTAATTATGTAATTTTGGGGGGGGTTTTATACCTTAaaggggttgggttttttttcctcaataaag includes:
- the LOC142050987 gene encoding LOW QUALITY PROTEIN: putative Kunitz-type serine protease inhibitor (The sequence of the model RefSeq protein was modified relative to this genomic sequence to represent the inferred CDS: inserted 2 bases in 2 codons), which codes for MAAGRLLPLLLPLLLPPGPAAPSGAPPTEPCSLPXAVGRCRASVPRWWFNGSAGSCQSFVYGGCDGNANNFPTERDCRQSCAPAAALQQAEPSDADLAYAEHCAVPRVTGPCRAAFPRWYYSPANRTCRRFTYGGCRGNKNNYQSREECLSRCGPKPEDTGGDFLSTKALALGVLLAVLAAILLGYAADVALKTCRRKXELPAPGAGWSPADDKEYLMSNAYTL